In Nostoc sp. GT001, a genomic segment contains:
- a CDS encoding GAF domain-containing sensor histidine kinase produces MKKPLSSPPHYIDDIDRLQPYQVKLMQHQEEPARELVQKINQIIANSSATALMLQEIAQLLGVAFQVDCCCLVSVANETSDEATTTNWCADEYLGLPHPEEMFSMEQLLMHSPVLQCAAQPLTIEDISIIQNSLVIGCQYLPLPIKAVLAIPTRFGGNNNGVINLIKFQPYEWSESEKQLLKEVESACAIAFSGVAQAKQITHQEQSLQKSKQHQSLIKQLTILSRSNLELNQMLQLVITSTAESLQADRGLLILLKYTDPLFKTQAKKQIPKAKASVIAQWARETQNSGTSKPDTLAESFLISDCGLCQRAFMDSGKSVIFDDYTDQNDTLIAAPLFAIEELPAVLLVPLESQGKILGFLVLQQAVIRNWQPEELNLVEMVCAQVSNAIIQSQTLRQVQMLVDERTAKLQSSLELQAKLHERTRQYVEQLRKLNELKDEFLSNMSDRLRYPLTNMLMSIKNLRLPGIAPERQGRYLDILEQECSKEINLINDLLTLQKLESPHEAPQLESIDLNTRIQDIAASFEKKLGEKGLKISIDLPEESLKLQTELESFDRILQELLTNACKYSEPDTIVHLEAAHRVDQQIDQVIMKVTNTGRAISEEEATYIFDKFRRGKGRWTPGTGLGLALVKSLVQHLNGAIAVESLPISDSEQSEICFTLTLPQFSDESKP; encoded by the coding sequence ATGAAAAAGCCTTTATCATCGCCGCCACATTACATAGATGACATAGATCGACTACAACCTTACCAAGTCAAGCTGATGCAGCATCAGGAAGAACCTGCCCGCGAGTTGGTACAAAAAATTAACCAAATCATTGCTAATAGCTCTGCTACGGCTTTGATGCTGCAAGAGATTGCTCAATTGCTAGGAGTTGCTTTTCAAGTAGATTGCTGCTGTTTGGTTTCAGTGGCGAATGAGACATCAGACGAAGCAACTACTACTAACTGGTGTGCTGATGAGTATCTAGGGTTGCCGCACCCAGAAGAAATGTTTTCGATGGAACAGTTGCTTATGCACTCCCCAGTGCTGCAATGCGCTGCCCAACCATTGACTATTGAAGACATTTCCATAATTCAGAACAGTCTGGTAATTGGGTGTCAATATTTGCCACTACCGATAAAAGCGGTTTTGGCAATTCCCACTCGGTTTGGTGGCAATAATAATGGAGTGATTAATCTGATTAAATTCCAACCTTATGAATGGAGTGAATCAGAAAAACAATTGCTCAAAGAAGTGGAGTCAGCTTGCGCGATCGCTTTTTCTGGAGTGGCACAAGCTAAACAAATTACTCATCAAGAGCAGTCCCTGCAAAAAAGCAAGCAACATCAAAGCTTGATCAAGCAATTAACCATATTGAGTCGTAGCAACTTGGAGCTAAATCAAATGCTCCAGTTAGTTATCACTTCGACAGCCGAATCTCTACAGGCAGATCGGGGTTTGCTCATATTACTGAAATATACAGATCCACTATTTAAGACTCAAGCTAAAAAACAAATCCCCAAAGCGAAAGCTAGTGTAATCGCCCAATGGGCTAGAGAAACACAAAATTCTGGCACTAGTAAACCAGACACCTTAGCTGAGTCTTTTTTGATTTCAGACTGTGGTTTATGCCAGCGTGCCTTCATGGATTCTGGAAAATCAGTAATTTTCGATGACTATACAGATCAAAACGATACCTTAATAGCTGCTCCATTATTTGCAATAGAGGAATTGCCTGCGGTACTTTTAGTGCCATTGGAAAGTCAAGGCAAAATTTTAGGATTCTTGGTGCTACAGCAAGCTGTGATTCGCAATTGGCAGCCAGAAGAATTAAATCTTGTGGAAATGGTTTGCGCCCAAGTGAGTAACGCCATAATTCAGTCACAGACATTGCGCCAAGTGCAAATGTTGGTAGATGAACGGACGGCGAAACTACAGAGTAGTCTAGAACTCCAGGCAAAATTGCATGAAAGAACACGGCAGTATGTTGAGCAGCTACGGAAACTTAATGAACTCAAAGATGAATTTTTGAGTAACATGAGCGATCGCCTACGCTATCCTTTGACAAATATGCTGATGTCAATCAAAAACTTGCGTTTGCCAGGAATAGCACCAGAGCGTCAGGGTAGATATCTAGATATTCTTGAGCAGGAATGTTCAAAGGAAATCAACTTGATTAATGACTTGTTGACACTCCAAAAGCTAGAGTCGCCTCACGAAGCCCCGCAATTAGAATCTATAGATTTAAATACTAGAATTCAGGATATAGCAGCATCTTTCGAGAAAAAACTAGGCGAAAAAGGATTAAAAATTTCTATAGATTTGCCGGAAGAATCGCTCAAACTGCAAACTGAACTGGAGAGCTTTGACCGCATCTTGCAAGAATTGTTAACGAATGCCTGTAAATACTCAGAGCCTGATACAATAGTCCATCTTGAAGCGGCTCACCGAGTCGATCAACAAATCGATCAAGTTATCATGAAGGTAACGAATACAGGACGTGCCATCTCTGAAGAAGAAGCGACCTACATCTTTGATAAGTTCCGTCGGGGAAAAGGGCGCTGGACTCCAGGGACGGGCTTGGGACTTGCTTTAGTCAAGTCTTTAGTGCAGCATCTGAATGGAGCGATCGCTGTTGAAAGTCTCCCAATTTCGGATTCTGAACAGAGCGAAATTTGCTTCACCTTGACTCTGCCCCAATTTTCTGACGAAAGCAAACCATAA
- a CDS encoding SRPBCC family protein: protein MTKKQNTTENPDLQSSTDDTNPEGDLLAQVEVQIEKIAERQRQISAKVQIPHPVEQIWKVLTNYEALPDFLPNLAKSCLIEHPDGGIRLEQVGSQRLLNFNFCARVVLDLEECFPKAINFRMVEGDFKGFSGSWCLEPYSFGEYIGTNLSYTIQVWPKLTMPVGIIENRLSKDLRLNLLAIHQRVEELASKEPYA, encoded by the coding sequence GTGACTAAAAAACAGAACACAACAGAGAACCCTGATTTGCAGTCTTCCACTGATGACACCAACCCAGAAGGGGATTTGCTTGCTCAGGTAGAAGTTCAAATTGAGAAAATAGCAGAGCGACAGCGGCAAATCAGTGCTAAAGTCCAAATTCCCCACCCAGTGGAGCAAATCTGGAAGGTTCTGACAAATTATGAAGCCTTACCTGACTTTCTACCCAACCTCGCCAAGAGTTGTTTAATCGAGCATCCCGATGGTGGAATTCGACTGGAGCAAGTAGGCTCCCAACGCTTACTGAATTTCAACTTTTGTGCGCGGGTAGTTCTAGATTTGGAAGAATGCTTCCCTAAAGCAATCAATTTTCGCATGGTAGAGGGAGATTTTAAAGGCTTTTCTGGGAGCTGGTGCTTAGAGCCTTATTCTTTCGGTGAGTATATAGGAACAAATCTGTCCTACACAATTCAAGTTTGGCCTAAACTCACTATGCCAGTGGGAATTATTGAAAATCGCCTGAGCAAAGATTTGCGGTTAAATCTTTTGGCTATTCACCAACGTGTAGAAGAACTAGCCAGCAAAGAGCCGTATGCATAA
- a CDS encoding cation:proton antiporter yields the protein MEASFEITIQMAIAVFAGISAQVLAAYLRVPSIVLLLLLGILFGSDGIGLLHPHSLGTGLEVIVALATAIILFEGGLNLDLRELGRVSVSLQLLVTQGTLITLLGGSMAAHWLGEFPWNIAFLYASIVVVTGPTVVGPLLKQINVDRQVATLLEGEGVLIDPVGAILAFVVLDTILNGDADPINAIVGLLIRLGVGAAIGGAGGYLMSLIFKRASFLSFELKNLVVLAILWSLFTLSQMIRSESGVMTTVVAGAVFANSSVPEERLLRSFKGQLTILSVSVLFILLAADLSIASVFALGWGSLFTVLVLMFVVRPINILLCTWNSDLNWRQKLFLSWVAPRGIVAASVASFFAISLTQRGINGGDSIKALVFLTIIMTVVCQGLTAGWVAKWLQITSKDVTGAVIVGCNPLSLVIARFFQERGENVVMIDTDPECLVQAEAQNLRVIASSALDAAVLEEAGLASIGTFLAMTSNGEVNFVLAQRAAEEFKPPRVLAVFPRDPQASTSTSNKVNQAFIPDLAIKTWNEYLNDGRVKLGTTTLDELEFSTQCDRIQEKIRTGALIPLLLERAERLQVMPANQDWEIGDRIIYLLHDPRPSLLKRLSGATQSTPLSLEKLPEVEDLSLAQLSQLSTSEASGG from the coding sequence ATGGAAGCATCTTTTGAAATCACCATACAGATGGCGATCGCTGTCTTTGCAGGCATTAGCGCCCAAGTGCTGGCTGCATACCTCCGTGTACCCAGCATCGTCTTGTTATTGCTGTTGGGCATTTTGTTTGGCTCCGATGGTATAGGGCTATTGCATCCCCATTCGCTAGGCACTGGACTGGAAGTTATAGTCGCCCTCGCAACGGCAATCATTTTGTTTGAAGGCGGACTTAACTTGGATCTGCGTGAGTTAGGTAGAGTTTCAGTCAGCCTACAATTGCTCGTCACTCAAGGAACGCTAATTACCCTGCTTGGCGGGAGTATGGCTGCTCACTGGCTAGGTGAATTTCCCTGGAACATAGCTTTTCTCTATGCTTCCATAGTCGTGGTGACAGGCCCAACCGTCGTTGGCCCATTGCTCAAACAAATCAATGTAGATCGACAAGTGGCAACACTTTTAGAAGGAGAAGGGGTTTTAATTGACCCTGTAGGGGCTATCCTCGCCTTCGTTGTCCTCGATACGATTTTGAACGGCGATGCTGACCCCATCAATGCGATCGTCGGTTTACTTATACGTCTGGGTGTTGGTGCAGCAATTGGTGGTGCTGGCGGTTATCTAATGAGTTTGATTTTCAAACGCGCCAGTTTTTTGTCATTTGAGCTAAAAAACTTAGTGGTGTTGGCGATACTTTGGAGCTTGTTTACCTTATCGCAGATGATCCGCAGTGAATCGGGAGTCATGACAACAGTAGTTGCAGGGGCAGTCTTTGCTAACTCCTCAGTCCCGGAAGAACGTCTGTTACGTAGCTTTAAAGGTCAGCTAACAATTCTCAGCGTTTCGGTGCTATTTATCTTATTAGCTGCTGACCTATCCATTGCCAGTGTGTTTGCTTTGGGTTGGGGTAGTTTGTTCACTGTTTTGGTACTAATGTTTGTCGTTCGCCCAATCAATATCTTGTTGTGTACCTGGAACAGTGACCTCAACTGGCGACAAAAACTGTTTTTAAGCTGGGTTGCTCCGAGAGGAATTGTTGCTGCCTCTGTAGCTTCTTTTTTTGCGATTTCGTTGACACAGCGGGGCATTAACGGCGGTGATTCCATTAAAGCTTTAGTTTTCCTCACTATTATCATGACTGTTGTCTGCCAGGGGCTAACAGCTGGCTGGGTTGCTAAATGGCTACAAATCACCTCCAAGGACGTAACTGGGGCAGTAATTGTGGGTTGTAATCCCTTGAGTCTTGTGATTGCTCGTTTCTTTCAAGAACGGGGAGAAAACGTGGTGATGATTGATACTGACCCCGAATGTCTTGTGCAAGCCGAGGCACAAAATCTCCGGGTTATTGCCAGCAGTGCGTTGGATGCTGCGGTTTTAGAAGAGGCAGGACTTGCCTCTATAGGTACTTTTTTGGCTATGACAAGTAATGGCGAAGTGAATTTTGTTTTGGCTCAACGAGCAGCTGAAGAGTTTAAACCCCCGCGAGTCTTAGCTGTTTTTCCGCGCGATCCGCAAGCGAGTACCTCGACTAGTAATAAAGTTAATCAAGCTTTTATTCCAGACTTAGCAATTAAAACTTGGAATGAATATTTGAATGATGGACGAGTGAAGTTGGGGACAACTACGCTAGATGAGTTGGAATTTTCGACTCAATGCGATCGCATCCAAGAAAAGATTCGGACTGGGGCTTTGATACCGCTATTGCTAGAACGAGCAGAACGCTTACAAGTAATGCCAGCGAACCAAGATTGGGAAATTGGCGATCGCATTATTTATCTATTGCATGACCCCAGACCTAGCCTTTTAAAACGCTTATCTGGTGCCACCCAATCCACTCCCCTCTCTCTAGAAAAGTTACCAGAGGTTGAAGACCTATCCCTTGCCCAATTATCTCAACTTTCTACTAGTGAGGCTTCTGGGGGATGA
- a CDS encoding cytochrome b N-terminal domain-containing protein produces MQSTQFDKILRRIATILSVVILTLCLIYISTGILLSFYYEPTAGGAYNSLKMINTQLPYGWLFWRAHDLAGNGVIAIALIQIVVMFLGRQFRKSWLAAWISVILLTLSAIGLDWTAMILDWTQEGYWRFSIELGTIEAIPLIGGQLREILTGGGAINTITVEHLYTIHSYLISVATLILAIVHLSALLWQEWQMYQEAPKPESEFIPSQG; encoded by the coding sequence ATGCAAAGCACCCAGTTCGATAAGATTTTGCGACGAATAGCGACGATATTATCAGTCGTGATTTTGACTCTGTGTTTAATTTATATCTCTACCGGAATTTTGCTTTCTTTTTACTATGAACCGACAGCAGGCGGAGCTTATAACTCATTGAAGATGATTAATACACAACTGCCATACGGCTGGTTGTTTTGGAGAGCGCATGATCTTGCTGGTAATGGGGTAATTGCGATCGCTCTCATTCAAATTGTAGTGATGTTTTTAGGTCGGCAATTTCGCAAGAGTTGGCTGGCTGCTTGGATTAGTGTGATTTTGTTAACCCTAAGTGCGATCGGGTTGGATTGGACAGCGATGATTTTAGATTGGACTCAGGAAGGGTACTGGCGTTTTAGCATTGAGCTAGGAACCATCGAAGCCATTCCTTTGATTGGTGGGCAACTGCGCGAAATCCTGACTGGTGGTGGAGCCATTAACACAATTACCGTCGAACACCTTTACACAATCCACAGTTATCTGATTTCGGTAGCGACACTAATTCTCGCCATAGTACATTTGTCTGCTTTACTCTGGCAAGAATGGCAAATGTATCAAGAAGCGCCAAAACCAGAAAGCGAATTTATTCCTTCTCAAGGGTGA
- a CDS encoding lipase, whose protein sequence is MPLPTVILPGYLESAIAYRQLEQSLQNLNFPTVTVPLRRRDWLPTLGVRPVISILQQLDRTIKGILQQHNATQINLIGHSAGGWISRIYMGEKPYLARGDVKPFLWQGHPLVANLITLGTPHISQERWTRSNLDFVTNHYPGAFYKNVRYVCVAGKTIFGKRWPGSWLAYSSYQLTCGKGNTWGDGITPIEAAHLEGAENLVIEGVKHSPRSPGIWYGSPEPLKAWVQYLI, encoded by the coding sequence ATGCCGTTACCGACAGTTATCTTGCCTGGATATCTAGAAAGTGCGATCGCTTATCGCCAACTAGAACAATCCCTACAAAACTTAAATTTTCCCACAGTTACAGTGCCACTGCGACGGCGTGACTGGCTCCCCACTTTGGGAGTAAGACCCGTAATATCGATTTTGCAACAACTCGATCGCACGATCAAGGGTATATTGCAGCAACATAATGCTACTCAAATTAACTTAATTGGTCACTCAGCCGGAGGTTGGATATCCCGCATTTACATGGGAGAAAAGCCCTATTTAGCACGCGGTGATGTCAAACCATTTCTCTGGCAAGGACATCCCTTGGTTGCTAATCTCATAACCTTGGGTACACCTCATATTAGCCAAGAACGCTGGACACGTTCCAATCTAGATTTTGTCACCAATCACTACCCAGGAGCGTTTTACAAAAACGTTCGTTACGTTTGTGTGGCTGGCAAAACTATCTTTGGGAAAAGGTGGCCTGGTAGTTGGTTAGCTTACAGTAGTTACCAATTAACTTGTGGTAAGGGTAACACTTGGGGAGATGGTATTACGCCCATTGAAGCTGCTCATTTGGAGGGGGCGGAAAATCTAGTGATTGAAGGTGTCAAGCATTCTCCTAGAAGTCCTGGAATTTGGTATGGCTCACCAGAACCCTTAAAAGCTTGGGTACAGTATTTGATTTAA
- the petJ gene encoding cytochrome c6 PetJ produces MRILLLILLSAIALFKFTFISPALAAETSNGAKIFEANCASCHIGGGNILISQKTLKKEALSKYLENYNQDSIEAIIHQVQNGKNAMPAFKAKLSSEEILEVAAYVFQNAEQGW; encoded by the coding sequence TTGAGAATACTTTTATTAATTCTACTTTCGGCGATCGCCCTATTCAAATTTACATTCATTAGTCCAGCACTAGCTGCCGAAACATCCAACGGTGCTAAAATTTTCGAGGCTAACTGCGCTTCTTGCCATATAGGTGGCGGTAACATCCTTATCAGCCAGAAAACCTTGAAAAAGGAAGCATTGTCAAAGTACCTAGAAAATTACAATCAAGACTCAATCGAGGCGATTATCCACCAAGTGCAAAATGGTAAAAATGCTATGCCTGCCTTTAAAGCCAAGTTAAGTTCTGAGGAGATTCTGGAGGTAGCTGCTTACGTTTTTCAAAATGCAGAACAAGGTTGGTAA
- the petE gene encoding plastocyanin: MKLISASWRRLSLAVLTILLVVSSFAVFTPSASAETYQVKLGSDKGMLAFEPKKLTIKPGDTIEWVNNKVPPHNVVFDNAKNPSKSADLAKSLSHKKLLMSPGQKETTTFAADAPAGDYTFYCEPHRGAGMVGTITVQG, encoded by the coding sequence ATGAAATTAATTTCGGCAAGCTGGCGACGCCTTAGTTTAGCTGTGTTGACAATCCTTTTAGTTGTTAGCAGCTTTGCTGTTTTTACTCCCAGTGCTTCAGCTGAAACCTACCAGGTGAAATTGGGTAGCGATAAAGGAATGCTGGCATTTGAACCGAAAAAGTTGACAATTAAACCAGGTGACACTATTGAATGGGTGAACAATAAAGTTCCTCCCCATAACGTTGTGTTTGATAATGCCAAAAACCCCTCTAAGAGCGCTGATTTAGCTAAATCTCTGTCTCATAAGAAGTTGCTCATGAGTCCTGGCCAAAAGGAAACAACCACCTTTGCAGCAGACGCACCTGCTGGTGACTACACCTTCTACTGTGAACCTCATCGTGGTGCTGGCATGGTTGGTACAATTACTGTCCAAGGCTAG
- the psbV gene encoding photosystem II cytochrome c-550 — protein sequence MFIRLIGVVVATVLLSFQLIVGSATAVELDEATRTVPLNAQGDTVVLSLKQVKEGKRLFNYACAQCHAGGVTKTNQNVGLTPEDLALATPNRNNIEGLVDYLKNPTTYDGEEEISEIHPSLKSADIFTAVRNLTDDDLEAIAGHILLQPKIVGTKWGGGKIYY from the coding sequence ATGTTTATAAGACTAATTGGCGTTGTTGTGGCTACTGTTTTACTCTCGTTTCAGTTGATTGTCGGTAGCGCGACAGCAGTGGAACTAGACGAAGCCACCCGAACAGTGCCATTAAATGCTCAAGGTGATACCGTTGTACTTAGCCTTAAACAAGTCAAAGAAGGCAAACGCTTATTTAATTACGCTTGCGCCCAATGTCATGCTGGGGGAGTTACCAAGACAAACCAAAACGTGGGACTCACTCCAGAGGACTTGGCACTAGCAACACCTAACCGTAACAACATTGAAGGTTTAGTAGATTACCTGAAAAATCCCACTACTTACGACGGGGAAGAAGAGATTTCCGAAATCCACCCCAGTCTCAAAAGTGCAGATATTTTCACAGCAGTGCGAAATCTGACGGATGATGACTTGGAGGCGATCGCTGGTCATATTCTCTTACAACCCAAAATCGTTGGTACTAAGTGGGGAGGCGGAAAAATCTATTACTAA
- a CDS encoding carbohydrate ABC transporter permease — translation MTNTSGLSWLKALLYVLLTLYAIITLIPFLWALSASFKPLTEIVSGEPNFLPKNFTLDNYKQIFLQEPLFWRWLFNSVAIAVSVTLLNLLLNSMAGYALARLRFVGKRFWFFLILAVLAVPAQITLIPTFLILKAIGWLNSYQGMIVPSMVNATFIFMMRQFFVNFPKELEEAAQLDGLNTFGIFRHIVLPLAKPALAAQAVFVFMGSWNNFLLPIVILFDPEMFTLPLGLNTFKGQYISYWNYIMAASMVFTLPALGIYAFFNRYFIQSVTFTGGKG, via the coding sequence TTGACTAACACCTCTGGCTTATCCTGGCTCAAAGCCCTGTTGTATGTCTTACTGACCCTCTATGCCATCATTACCCTAATACCCTTTCTCTGGGCACTTTCAGCATCATTTAAGCCGCTAACAGAGATTGTCAGTGGTGAACCCAACTTTCTCCCCAAGAATTTTACTCTCGATAACTACAAGCAAATCTTTCTCCAAGAACCGCTATTTTGGCGCTGGCTGTTTAATAGTGTAGCGATCGCCGTCAGCGTCACACTTTTAAACTTGTTGTTAAACTCAATGGCTGGTTATGCCTTGGCGAGACTACGCTTTGTAGGCAAGCGCTTTTGGTTTTTCCTAATTTTGGCAGTACTGGCAGTACCAGCGCAAATCACCCTGATTCCCACATTTTTGATTTTGAAAGCGATCGGCTGGCTAAATTCTTACCAAGGCATGATTGTTCCTAGCATGGTTAATGCCACTTTTATCTTCATGATGCGGCAGTTTTTCGTTAATTTTCCTAAAGAACTAGAAGAAGCAGCTCAACTCGATGGCTTAAATACCTTTGGAATTTTTCGACACATTGTCTTACCTTTGGCAAAACCAGCACTAGCAGCACAGGCAGTTTTTGTGTTCATGGGGAGTTGGAATAATTTTTTACTGCCTATAGTTATCCTATTTGACCCAGAAATGTTTACCCTTCCCTTGGGGCTGAACACCTTTAAAGGTCAATACATCAGCTATTGGAACTACATTATGGCGGCTTCTATGGTCTTTACCCTGCCAGCTTTAGGCATTTATGCCTTTTTTAATCGTTACTTTATTCAAAGCGTCACCTTTACCGGGGGAAAAGGTTAA
- a CDS encoding sugar ABC transporter permease produces the protein MFEINRRRSNPRRNITEDLAGYMFMMPTILVLGTFVVLPILYAVFLSLQKVQLLGGIEYEFIGFRNFTRLAEDERVWIALRNTAEYVGIVVPTQTILALILAVTLNSAIRGKNWWRILYFLPTVTSSAVLTLIFMWIYNTDGLLNDFLAFVGLPTYNWLGDPAVALKGIMIMNIWSTAPFFMVIYLAALQDIPQTLYEAAELDGANGWQQFIHITLPLLKPVTFFVATVGVIGTFQLFDQSYIFSGGTGGPNNATLTVVLLIYQAVFRNLQMGYAAAIAFLLAAVIIAITLIQRQLFGGERI, from the coding sequence GTGTTTGAAATCAACAGGCGGCGGAGTAACCCCAGGCGGAACATCACTGAAGACTTGGCTGGGTATATGTTTATGATGCCCACCATTCTAGTTTTGGGAACTTTTGTAGTCTTACCCATTCTCTACGCCGTTTTTCTTTCTTTGCAAAAAGTCCAACTTCTTGGCGGTATTGAGTACGAGTTCATCGGTTTTCGCAACTTCACACGATTAGCTGAAGATGAAAGAGTTTGGATTGCTTTGAGAAACACCGCCGAATATGTAGGTATTGTTGTGCCAACTCAAACTATCCTGGCTTTAATTCTGGCAGTAACTCTGAATTCTGCAATTCGCGGTAAAAACTGGTGGCGTATCCTCTATTTTTTGCCGACAGTCACTTCTTCAGCAGTGCTGACACTCATCTTTATGTGGATTTATAACACTGATGGGCTACTAAACGATTTTCTCGCTTTTGTGGGGCTACCTACTTATAACTGGTTGGGCGATCCAGCAGTTGCGCTTAAAGGGATTATGATCATGAACATTTGGTCAACTGCGCCGTTTTTCATGGTGATTTATCTGGCGGCGTTGCAGGATATACCCCAAACACTTTACGAAGCGGCGGAACTTGATGGCGCAAATGGATGGCAGCAATTTATCCACATTACTCTTCCCTTGCTTAAGCCTGTAACCTTCTTTGTGGCAACAGTGGGGGTAATTGGGACTTTTCAACTTTTTGACCAGTCTTACATCTTTTCTGGCGGTACTGGCGGGCCAAACAACGCTACCTTAACTGTGGTGTTGCTGATTTATCAAGCTGTATTTCGGAATTTACAAATGGGATATGCAGCTGCGATCGCATTTTTGTTAGCAGCAGTTATCATTGCCATCACTTTGATTCAGCGGCAACTTTTCGGAGGTGAACGAATTTGA